Proteins encoded by one window of Yamadazyma tenuis chromosome 2, complete sequence:
- the SWF1 gene encoding palmitoyltransferase swf1 (COG:I; EggNog:ENOG503NV3B): MAQVIPPRQLAHSIKIDRDHKITGCLMILCVIFDMVVAVFTGLQFRYIYLGITTNELDKWGEIEYLVQISSLYKRNGEYLELVDNQLINMQNTQVFPFYNDAVKVSSVEEIDNIYDQGFKRNFHEKFFPQYMG; encoded by the coding sequence ATGGCACAGGTGATACCGCCACGGCAACTTGCTCACAGCATCAAAATCGATAGAGACCATAAAATTACCGGATGCTTGATGATCCTCTGCGTGATCTTCGACATGGTGGTGGCAGTATTCACAGGACTACAATTTCGGTACATATACCTTGGTATCACCACGAATGAGCTAGATAAATGGGGTGAAATAGAGTATTTGGTCCAGATTTCTTCTTTATACAAGAGAAACGGTGAGtatttggagttggtggataACCAGCTTATCAACATGCAGAACACACAAGTGTTCCCCTTCTACAATGATGCCGTCAAGGTGTCTAGTGTGGAAGAGATAGACAATATTTATGACCAGGGGTTCAAGCGTAACTTCCATGAAAAGTTTTTTCCCCAGTATATGGGTTAG
- a CDS encoding uncharacterized protein (EggNog:ENOG503PVCB), which yields MNYVDTIDNELDSYTNLMESIPFTDVTPTAKFLNVYKLNYKELHKFAQSNPFPLGSNKLLKLCISLGNLFKSYQLDEEMHNQSKQQQNTINNKLGIQATGSYRQTSSSSNPFESPKHFLNSNPTTTQPLYQIKFIKNLLVILKNFDIGFTLKDNSQSSTTLNQYANSPIKLNSRQLLIEKLEINITLDTLFIFKNLLMILAKILGILRQHLIMNNELGLFNTTTTSVNSSINEQSSIFSSNSASSNSSDSFISIDEYVKILNQILGRLSNGLIEPFLKYMLTFVRGSVQSEFKTLITSL from the coding sequence ATGAATTACGTTGACACGATAGATAATGAGTTGGACTCCTACACTAACCTCATGGAATCTATACCGTTCACGGACGTGACGCCTACTGCCAAGTTTCTCAATGTCTACAAGTTGAACTACAAGGAGCTTCACAAATTCGCACAGTCAAATCCGTTTCCATTGGGGTCTAACAAGCTTCTTAAGCTATGTATCAGTTTAGGAAACCTTTTCAAGTCGTACCAGCTCGATGAAGAGATGCACAATCAACTGAAACAGCAGCAGAACACGATCAACAATAAATTGGGGATCCAAGCCACCGGCTCCTACAGACAAACGTCTTCTTCACTGAATCCCTTCGAAAGCCCCAAACACTTTCTCAATTCCAATCCTACCACCACCCAGCCGCTATACCagatcaagttcatcaagaaccttCTCGTTattctcaagaacttcGATATCGGCTTCACGTTGAAGGACAATTCACAGTCAAGCACCACGCTAAACCAGTATGCAAACTCTcccatcaagttgaactccCGCCAACTCTTAATAGAGAAGcttgaaatcaacatcacctTGGACActctcttcatcttcaagaacttgctCATgatcttggccaagatcttggggATTTTGAGGCAACACTTGATCATGAACAACGAATTAGggttgttcaacaccaccaccaccagtgtCAACAGCAGCATCAACGAGCAGAGTTCGATATTCAGCCTGAATTCGGCGAGCTCAAACTCATCGGACTCGTTCATTAGCATCGACGAGTACGTGAAGATCCTCAATCAAATATTGGGCCGGTTGTCCAATGGGTTGATAGAGCCGTTTTTGAAGTACATGCTCACGTTTGTGAGGGGCAGTGTACAAAGTGAGTTTAAGACCCTAATCACCAGTTTGTAG
- a CDS encoding uncharacterized protein (COG:O,T; EggNog:ENOG503NZ5W), with protein MISFSKPISPFSYGKISPKKFASCPHLASDFKLYNVFAILDDFPPVPQKTSLTTNIHSSGCIGVTADFQSYHYYSIFDKTSALAKYDGTLDNEVDYFNYSTIFGKEDRCFGNPQGLVKSGGLTSLTSDLDLYEFFTIFGKCEEQYSTDYNFYDFYSIFENHKTKKHQKTQNSYKNNKLEENYYDFFTISENEKQPYSTDYNFYDFYSIFENQNTKKNQKVQNSYKSYKTENCCYSLTSDFNGFNFYNLFKDCAQSASGFELYDFFKFFEEKVPVSGSKVYEFYTGSQKKSGYSLEKLKSEFVYLPKSNFSSKVFLSIWESSSFPKSVRLANGEIVTETLGKALLPKCQSVSLPTLNSLPSLQKVPKDYGYTYIFKLGAVLANRSLSSLHRLDVHLRNSCSVYLPDNVSTFNFQPKPEMVSMQTYWKSSKRTQYSLELVSTSKEMFLALKESTISEMVWEYFSDDDMSIASLSPSILEASDYGKDVCEKFSSSCSSLMALSPLIPETDLSLVEQREAIRQILDSKPKLMILPAPDGDLEGKAVDKQHLSPFHSEDFQSEESYEFEFEDDDASEQEAEVQADFNDNEKLQVMYYNAKAFKDEDTSMAIQKLQEIAKSEVSPDSIQWIYKSQKQIAKIHYSNHQLDQSLVSLQHLLKLVPYMEDKPYLDESLNKVLINYGNIKDTGFRLELYQFILQFINLTGSRTGNNRLWIKCILNKFSILLQARKLEECSQMVDQLNKKLSSVSEVTRNSYILEVIASEIELLSLYKPLNVARLNYLYKKSMTIASPVTHPRIMGVIKECGGKLEFFKGHYEVSRANFYDSFKNFDECGANEKDQSFKYLILLSVITENQFNPFESQETQHYVQQSDFQKLLVMIECFSELDLNTYKDCLKELGDDEFFSDEIFIQSAQIIRELIVDKILLNFFKSYSLITFKFIQDSLRISESQLQDKLLALGCSGKLGSVKVNFIDKVIESKASNSKSLHYPPTLDSKQILTNMKCLSCVGFLSGPATIEDDGMNIDEPSGDTSPTGSGTNEDSVVETPLVPTPKPVEYNTNSVTSRFLFLSSKTDREKDILTIVDHWFGILKSSFPEPFRVELSTMDQIFTEQRLGQSNPDVIVQLQNNQSESFDPKEKIRLLQVWCKELLNNLNNT; from the exons CCCCACCTTGCTTCTGACTTCAAATTATACAACGTTTTCGCCATTCTTGACGATTTCCCTCCTGTACCACAAAAGACCAGTTTGACCACTAACATCCATTCTAGTGGATGTATTGGTGTTACTGCAGACTTTCAGCTGTACCACTACTATTCCATCTTTGACAAGACTTCTGCCTTGGCGAAGTATGATGGTACTTTGGATAATGAAGTTGACTACTTCAACTATTCTACCATCTTTGGAAAGGAGGACAGATGCTTTGGTAACCCTCAAGGTTTAGTTAAATCTGGTGGCTTGACTAGCCTTACATCCGACTTGGACCTCTATGAattcttcaccatctttggaaaatgtGAAGAACAATACTCTACTGACTATAACTTCTATGATTTCTACTCCATTTTTgaaaaccacaaaaccaaaaaacATCAGAAAACTCAAAACTCCTACAAAAACAAtaagcttgaagaaaactaTTATGACTTCTTCACAATCTCTGAAAACGAAAAACAACCCTACTCTACTGACTATAACTTCTATGACTTCTACTCCatttttgaaaaccaaaacaccaaaaaaaaccaaaaagtccaaaaCTCCTATAAAAGCTATAAAACCGAAAACTGCTGCTATCTGCTCACTTCTGACTTCAACGGGTTCAACTTCTAcaatttgttcaaggaCTGTGCTCAGTCAGCTTCGGGCTTTGAATTATATGACTTCTTTAAATTTTTCGAAGAAAAGGTTCCAGTTTCTGGCTCTAAGGTGTACGAATTCTACACTGGTTCTCAAAAGAAGCTGGGATACTCTttagaaaagttgaagtccGAATTTGTTTATTTGCCAAAGTCTAACTTCTCTAGCAAGGTTTTCTTGTCAATTTGGGAACTGTCTTCTTTTCCCAAACTGGTTCGTTTGGCAAACGGTGAAATCGTTACCGAAACACTTGGCAAAGCACTCTTGCCAAAATGTCAGTCAGTTTCATTGCCAACTTTGAACTCCTTACCAAGCCTTCAAAAGGTTCCAAAAGATTATGGATATACTTATATTTTCAAGCTTGGGGCGGTTTTAGCAAACCGGTCATTGTCTTCTTTGCACAGGCTTGACGTGCATTTGAGAAACTCTTGCCTGGTTTATTTGCCAGACAATGTTTCCACATTTaattttcaaccaaaaccTGAGATGGTTTCCATGCAAACCTATTGGAAATCTTCGAAGAGAACACAATattctttggagttggttTCTACTTCCAAGGAAATGTTTCTTGCTCTCAAAGAATCCACCATTCTGGAAATGGTGTGGGAATACTTTTCTGATGACGATATGTCTATCGCGAGTCTCAGTCCCTCCATCTTAGAAGCTTCTGACTACGGTAAGGATGTTTGTGAAAAATTCTCAAGCTCCTGCTCCTCATTGATGGCTCTAAGCCCTCTCATCCCTGAAACTGATCTCAGCTTAGTGGAACAAAGAGAGGCCATTAGACAAATCTTAGACTCCAAGCCCAAGTTAATGATTCTTCCAGCACCAGATGGTGACTTAGAAGGCAAGGCAGTTGATAAACAACACTTATCACCATTCC ACTCAGAGGACTTTCAATCAGAAGAGTCATACGAGTTTGAGTTCGAGGATGACGATGCAAGTGAGCAGGAAGCCGAAGTCCAAGCTGACTTtaatgataatgaaaaaCTTCAGGTTATGTACTATAATGCAAAAGCATTTAAGGATGAAGATACAAGCATGGCCATACAGAAGCTACAAGAAATTGCAAAGTCTGAAGTGTCCCCGGACTCTATACAGTGGATCTATAAATCCCAAAAGCAGATTGCTAAAATCCATTATTCCAATCATCAACTCGACCAAAGCTTAGTGTCATTACAGCATCTATTAAAGCTTGTTCCATATATGGAAGACAAACCGTACTTAGATGAGTCGCTCAATAAAGTGTTGATAAACTACGGAAATATCAAAGACACTGGGTTTAGACTCGAGTTATATCAGTTCATTCTTcagttcatcaacttgactgGTAGCAGGACTGGAAATAATAGACTATGGATAAAATGTattctcaacaagttttcgATCTTGTTACAGGCCCGAAAATTGGAAGAGTGTTCCCAGATGGTTGACCAGTTGAATAAAAAGCTTTCCAGTGTATCGGAAGTGACACGGAACTCATATATTTTGGAAGTAATTGCGTCTGAGATTGAGCTTTTGTCTCTTTACAAACCCCTCAATGTGGCGAGATTGAATTACTTGTATAAAAAAAGCATGACAATTGCCTCTCCAGTTACGCATCCACGAATAATGGGAGTCATCAAGGAATGTGGAGGGAAActtgagtttttcaaagGTCACTATGAGGTCTCAAGAGCAAACTTTTATGATAGTTTTAAAAACTTTGACGAATGTGGAGCCAACGAAAAGGACCAAAgtttcaagtacttgatttTGCTTTCCGTCATCACCGAAAATCAATTCAATCCGTTTGAATCTCAGGAGACTCAGCACTATGTCCAACAATCAGATTTCCAGAAATTGTTAGTGATGATTGAATGCTTCAGTGAGCTCGACTTGAATACCTACAAAGATTGCTTAAAGGAGTTGGGGgatgatgagtttttcTCGGATGAGATCTTTATTCAGTCAGCTCAAATCATCCGGGAATTGATTGTAGATAAGATTcttttgaactttttcaagtcatATTCTCTCAtaaccttcaagttcattcaGGATTCTCTTCGAATAAGTGAGTCTCAATTGCAAGATAAACTCCTAGCTCTTGGCTGCTCAGGAAAATTGGGCTCCGTCAAGGTCAACTTTATAGATAAGGTGATTGAGTCTAAGGcctcaaactcaaaaagTCTCCACTACCCACCGACACTCGACTCAAAGCAAATTCTCACTAATATGAAGTGCTTAAGCTGTGTCGGTTTTCTTAGTGGGCCTGCCACTATTGAGGATGATGGCATGAATATCGATGAACCAAGCGGTGATACCAGTCCGACTGGTTCGGGCACCAACGAAGATAGTGTCGTTGAGACACCTTTGGTGCCAACCCCGAAGCCTGTTGAGTACAATACCAATTCAGTGACTAGCCgttttctctttctttcGAGCAAGACTGATAGGGAGAAGGATATTCTTACGATAGTTGACCACTGGTTTGGTATTTTGAAAAGCTCTTTTCCAGAACCTTTTAGGGTTGAGTTGAGTACAATGGACCAGATTTTCACCGAACAGAGACTTGGTCAAAGTAACCCAGATGTCATCGTCCAGCTTCAGAATAACCAAAGCGAAAGCTTTGACCCCAAAGAAAAAATACGGCTTCTTCAGGTTTGGTGTaaagagttgttgaacaacttaAATAATACTTAG